A part of Anabas testudineus chromosome 7, fAnaTes1.2, whole genome shotgun sequence genomic DNA contains:
- the LOC113166838 gene encoding Ig-like V-type domain-containing protein FAM187A isoform X3 — translation MNQSPKTYYNSNTNEIAGLRLGHVCVDNKGSGSCGLIRFHHSCCVLKIILMNVILQKMSLCKTISLIMMPFKFSSSFIFLLLCPDVWSYEAPEDKQDMFAARACPAFLTFTNAAYLAGATVELPCRCKPQQFQSVVWFFKKHLDSSEETRVLTDHHGNKLLDTSQIPHSGDLRSRFSIRLFSLLIFRAGPGDSGIYICGSAHKDFFYGYDLDIQQAYTLNLAPRLTPQNQSKTWQMIRRLGSPQPLYRVFTSFQPWSACDRCGVPGEQVRVGLCYIQSNFLHVRYRQTNQTVASCGSGAVPQAFVDLKEGKVGAKLEVKGCQVTCPTQASPSSKLYSLMAFLGHNFASLPVAVPVFYLNHPADQVLALGCPGAESSMAVAWDQGSVPIYRSVHSAAGNRSTTPPRLQIDTGHHLLFKPAKTQDSGVYYCWLQGRLAAEIHLLVYAHFGSDQLLTGPIHLLHFLPQDYKPCWFSL, via the exons ATGAACCAGTCACCAAAGACGTATTATAATTCAAACACAAATGAGATTGCTGGTTTAAGACTGGGTCATGTTTGTGTTGACAACAAGGGGTCAGGTTCCTGTGGGCTCATCAGATTCCATCAtagctgttgtgttttgaaaATAATCTTAATGAATGTCATTCTTCAGAAGATGTCATTGTGTAAAACCATTTCACTGATCATGATGCCTTTTAAattctcctcttccttcatcttcctccttctGTGCCCTGACGTGTGGAGTTACGAGGCTCCTGAGGATAAGCAGGATATGTTTGCTGCAAGAGCCTGTCCTGCCTTCCTGACCTTCACCAACGCGGCCTACCTGGCTGGAGCCACTGTGGAGCTGCCCTGCCGCTGCAAACCACAACAG tttcaGTCAGTTGTATGGTTCTTTAAGAAACATCTGGACAGCTCAGAGGAGACTAGAGTTTTGACTGATCACCATGGAAACAAGCTGCTGGACACAAGTCAGATCCCTCACAGTGGCGACCTGCGGAGTCGATTCTCCATCCGTCTCTTTAGTCTGCTGATCTTCAGGGCGGGCCCTGGTGACTCTGGCATCTACATCTGCGGTTCTGCTCATAAAGACTTCTTCTATGGTTATGACCTGGACATCCAGCAGGCATACACGCTCAATCTCGCTCCAAG GCTTACTCCACAAAACCAGAGCAAGACGTGGCAAATGATAAGGAGACTTGGCTCTCCTCAGCCACTCTATCGAGTCTTCACCAGCTTCCAGCCCTGGTCAGCATGTGATCGCTGTGGAGTACCAGGGGAGCAGGTCCGTGTGGGACTCTGCTACATCCAATCCAACTTCCTGCATGTGCGCTACAGACAGACCAATCAGACAGTCGCTTCATGTGGCTCCGGCGCAGTGCCCCAGGCTTTTGTTGATCTAAAAGAAGGCAAAGTCGGGGCTAAGTTGGAGGTCAAAGGTTGTCAAGTGACTTGTCCAACTCAAGCCTCTCCCTCCTCTAAACTCTATTCTCTGATGGCATTTCTTGGGCACAA TTTTGCCTCTCTGCCAGTGGCAGTACCAGTGTTTTACCTGAACCACCCAGCAGATCAGGTTCTTGCACTAGGTTGTCCGGGGGCAGAATCCAGCATGGCAGTGGCCTGGGATCAAGGATCTGTACCCATCTACCGATCTGTGCACTCAGCAGCTGGTAACCGCAGCACCACACCTCCTAGGCTGCAGATAGACACCGGACATCACCTGTTGTTCAAACCTGCGAAAACACAAGACTCAG gtgTCTACTACTGCTGGCTGCAGGGTCGCCTGGCTGCAGAGATACATCTGCTAGTGTATGCCCATTTTGGGAGTGATCAG CTTCTTACTGGACCCATTCATCTTCTACACTTCCTTCCCCAGGACTATAAGCCCTGCTGGTTTTCACTGTAA
- the LOC113166838 gene encoding Ig-like V-type domain-containing protein FAM187A isoform X2 yields MNQSPKTYYNSNTNEIAGLRLGHVCVDNKGSGSCGLIRFHHSCCVLKIILMNVILQKMSLCKTISLIMMPFKFSSSFIFLLLCPDVWSYEAPEDKQDMFAARACPAFLTFTNAAYLAGATVELPCRCKPQQFQSVVWFFKKHLDSSEETRVLTDHHGNKLLDTSQIPHSGDLRSRFSIRLFSLLIFRAGPGDSGIYICGSAHKDFFYGYDLDIQQAYTLNLAPRLTPQNQSKTWQMIRRLGSPQPLYRVFTSFQPWSACDRCGVPGEQVRVGLCYIQSNFLHVRYRQTNQTVASCGSGAVPQAFVDLKEGKVGAKLEVKGCQVTCPTQASPSSKLYSLMAFLGHNFASLPVAVPVFYLNHPADQVLALGCPGAESSMAVAWDQGSVPIYRSVHSAAGNRSTTPPRLQIDTGHHLLFKPAKTQDSGVYYCWLQGRLAAEIHLLVYAHFGSDQILSLFQLLTGPIHLLHFLPQDYKPCWFSL; encoded by the exons ATGAACCAGTCACCAAAGACGTATTATAATTCAAACACAAATGAGATTGCTGGTTTAAGACTGGGTCATGTTTGTGTTGACAACAAGGGGTCAGGTTCCTGTGGGCTCATCAGATTCCATCAtagctgttgtgttttgaaaATAATCTTAATGAATGTCATTCTTCAGAAGATGTCATTGTGTAAAACCATTTCACTGATCATGATGCCTTTTAAattctcctcttccttcatcttcctccttctGTGCCCTGACGTGTGGAGTTACGAGGCTCCTGAGGATAAGCAGGATATGTTTGCTGCAAGAGCCTGTCCTGCCTTCCTGACCTTCACCAACGCGGCCTACCTGGCTGGAGCCACTGTGGAGCTGCCCTGCCGCTGCAAACCACAACAG tttcaGTCAGTTGTATGGTTCTTTAAGAAACATCTGGACAGCTCAGAGGAGACTAGAGTTTTGACTGATCACCATGGAAACAAGCTGCTGGACACAAGTCAGATCCCTCACAGTGGCGACCTGCGGAGTCGATTCTCCATCCGTCTCTTTAGTCTGCTGATCTTCAGGGCGGGCCCTGGTGACTCTGGCATCTACATCTGCGGTTCTGCTCATAAAGACTTCTTCTATGGTTATGACCTGGACATCCAGCAGGCATACACGCTCAATCTCGCTCCAAG GCTTACTCCACAAAACCAGAGCAAGACGTGGCAAATGATAAGGAGACTTGGCTCTCCTCAGCCACTCTATCGAGTCTTCACCAGCTTCCAGCCCTGGTCAGCATGTGATCGCTGTGGAGTACCAGGGGAGCAGGTCCGTGTGGGACTCTGCTACATCCAATCCAACTTCCTGCATGTGCGCTACAGACAGACCAATCAGACAGTCGCTTCATGTGGCTCCGGCGCAGTGCCCCAGGCTTTTGTTGATCTAAAAGAAGGCAAAGTCGGGGCTAAGTTGGAGGTCAAAGGTTGTCAAGTGACTTGTCCAACTCAAGCCTCTCCCTCCTCTAAACTCTATTCTCTGATGGCATTTCTTGGGCACAA TTTTGCCTCTCTGCCAGTGGCAGTACCAGTGTTTTACCTGAACCACCCAGCAGATCAGGTTCTTGCACTAGGTTGTCCGGGGGCAGAATCCAGCATGGCAGTGGCCTGGGATCAAGGATCTGTACCCATCTACCGATCTGTGCACTCAGCAGCTGGTAACCGCAGCACCACACCTCCTAGGCTGCAGATAGACACCGGACATCACCTGTTGTTCAAACCTGCGAAAACACAAGACTCAG gtgTCTACTACTGCTGGCTGCAGGGTCGCCTGGCTGCAGAGATACATCTGCTAGTGTATGCCCATTTTGGGAGTGATCAG ATTCTGTCCCTGTTCCAGCTTCTTACTGGACCCATTCATCTTCTACACTTCCTTCCCCAGGACTATAAGCCCTGCTGGTTTTCACTGTAA
- the LOC113166838 gene encoding Ig-like V-type domain-containing protein FAM187A isoform X1 — translation MNQSPKTYYNSNTNEIAGLRLGHVCVDNKGSGSCGLIRFHHSCCVLKIILMNVILQKMSLCKTISLIMMPFKFSSSFIFLLLCPDVWSYEAPEDKQDMFAARACPAFLTFTNAAYLAGATVELPCRCKPQQFQSVVWFFKKHLDSSEETRVLTDHHGNKLLDTSQIPHSGDLRSRFSIRLFSLLIFRAGPGDSGIYICGSAHKDFFYGYDLDIQQAYTLNLAPRLTPQNQSKTWQMIRRLGSPQPLYRVFTSFQPWSACDRCGVPGEQVRVGLCYIQSNFLHVRYRQTNQTVASCGSGAVPQAFVDLKEGKVGAKLEVKGCQVTCPTQASPSSKLYSLMAFLGHNFASLPVAVPVFYLNHPADQVLALGCPGAESSMAVAWDQGSVPIYRSVHSAAGNRSTTPPRLQIDTGHHLLFKPAKTQDSGVYYCWLQGRLAAEIHLLVYAHFGSDQVVTRHPEFQIAVNTVLKSYAAMTALFCLLVFVRAGVRHLRETAEAHMD, via the exons ATGAACCAGTCACCAAAGACGTATTATAATTCAAACACAAATGAGATTGCTGGTTTAAGACTGGGTCATGTTTGTGTTGACAACAAGGGGTCAGGTTCCTGTGGGCTCATCAGATTCCATCAtagctgttgtgttttgaaaATAATCTTAATGAATGTCATTCTTCAGAAGATGTCATTGTGTAAAACCATTTCACTGATCATGATGCCTTTTAAattctcctcttccttcatcttcctccttctGTGCCCTGACGTGTGGAGTTACGAGGCTCCTGAGGATAAGCAGGATATGTTTGCTGCAAGAGCCTGTCCTGCCTTCCTGACCTTCACCAACGCGGCCTACCTGGCTGGAGCCACTGTGGAGCTGCCCTGCCGCTGCAAACCACAACAG tttcaGTCAGTTGTATGGTTCTTTAAGAAACATCTGGACAGCTCAGAGGAGACTAGAGTTTTGACTGATCACCATGGAAACAAGCTGCTGGACACAAGTCAGATCCCTCACAGTGGCGACCTGCGGAGTCGATTCTCCATCCGTCTCTTTAGTCTGCTGATCTTCAGGGCGGGCCCTGGTGACTCTGGCATCTACATCTGCGGTTCTGCTCATAAAGACTTCTTCTATGGTTATGACCTGGACATCCAGCAGGCATACACGCTCAATCTCGCTCCAAG GCTTACTCCACAAAACCAGAGCAAGACGTGGCAAATGATAAGGAGACTTGGCTCTCCTCAGCCACTCTATCGAGTCTTCACCAGCTTCCAGCCCTGGTCAGCATGTGATCGCTGTGGAGTACCAGGGGAGCAGGTCCGTGTGGGACTCTGCTACATCCAATCCAACTTCCTGCATGTGCGCTACAGACAGACCAATCAGACAGTCGCTTCATGTGGCTCCGGCGCAGTGCCCCAGGCTTTTGTTGATCTAAAAGAAGGCAAAGTCGGGGCTAAGTTGGAGGTCAAAGGTTGTCAAGTGACTTGTCCAACTCAAGCCTCTCCCTCCTCTAAACTCTATTCTCTGATGGCATTTCTTGGGCACAA TTTTGCCTCTCTGCCAGTGGCAGTACCAGTGTTTTACCTGAACCACCCAGCAGATCAGGTTCTTGCACTAGGTTGTCCGGGGGCAGAATCCAGCATGGCAGTGGCCTGGGATCAAGGATCTGTACCCATCTACCGATCTGTGCACTCAGCAGCTGGTAACCGCAGCACCACACCTCCTAGGCTGCAGATAGACACCGGACATCACCTGTTGTTCAAACCTGCGAAAACACAAGACTCAG gtgTCTACTACTGCTGGCTGCAGGGTCGCCTGGCTGCAGAGATACATCTGCTAGTGTATGCCCATTTTGGGAGTGATCAGGTAGTGACAAGACATCCTGAGTTTCAGATTGCTGTCAATACTGTGTTAAAATCCTATGCTGCCATGACAGCATTGTTTTGCTTGCTGGTGTTTGTCAGAGCTGGAGTCAGACACCTCCGAGAAACTGCAGAAGCACACAtggattaa